From a region of the Teredinibacter turnerae genome:
- a CDS encoding MOSC domain-containing protein, which yields MEVIINALYTYPVKSCGGLEVNSTELMNTGAPGDREWMVIDAKGVFISQRKYPRMACIYPVSTTDGVLLELRNDNRVLGRTTKPLQATAQPVTTKVWADTAEALLADDETNQWITEAIGAAEPLRLARFRDGTRSPGQPDRFGTHSTMFADAAPYLIANTDSLTALNAKLAEQDCSPVNMRHFRPNIVVTGVDAFAEHHYSSLRHPVTGARLALVDHCQRCSIITVDPARGERLANAVPFKTLAELNSMPGKPKAPAFGVNAILEEHSVAAVTRISVGETWLLE from the coding sequence ATGGAAGTGATCATTAATGCGCTATACACCTACCCGGTTAAGTCCTGTGGCGGCCTAGAGGTTAACAGTACAGAACTCATGAATACCGGGGCACCGGGCGATCGCGAATGGATGGTCATCGATGCCAAGGGCGTTTTTATCAGCCAGCGTAAATATCCGCGCATGGCATGCATATACCCTGTATCGACAACAGACGGCGTGTTGCTCGAGTTGCGTAATGACAACCGGGTGCTCGGTCGCACAACCAAGCCACTGCAGGCAACAGCGCAACCCGTCACGACCAAGGTGTGGGCGGACACAGCAGAAGCTTTATTGGCAGATGATGAAACCAATCAATGGATAACAGAAGCCATTGGCGCAGCGGAACCCCTGCGTCTCGCGCGCTTCCGGGACGGAACCCGCTCGCCCGGCCAGCCGGATCGCTTTGGCACCCACAGCACAATGTTTGCGGATGCGGCACCCTACCTGATCGCAAATACTGATTCACTGACAGCGCTTAACGCGAAACTTGCAGAACAAGATTGCTCACCGGTGAACATGCGACATTTCCGCCCTAATATTGTAGTGACAGGTGTCGACGCGTTTGCGGAGCATCATTATTCCAGCCTGCGCCACCCAGTTACCGGAGCGCGGTTAGCACTGGTGGATCACTGTCAGCGTTGCTCGATTATTACAGTGGACCCTGCGCGTGGCGAGCGGCTGGCCAATGCTGTTCCATTCAAAACACTGGCCGAACTGAACAGCATGCCGGGCAAGCCCAAGGCTCCGGCATTTGGCGTTAACGCTATTCTGGAGGAACACTCTGTAGCTGCTGTAACGCGTATTTCGGTGGGAGAGACCTGGCTGCTGGAGTGA
- the nirD gene encoding nitrite reductase small subunit NirD — protein MSDSNKNWVPVCDAAELQPLLGVRALLENEQVAIFRVQDQLYALNAIDPFSNAAVLSRGIVGSLKDQIVVASPLYKQHFNLATGVCLEDDTVSVKTYAVREEGGKIQLATN, from the coding sequence ATGAGCGATTCAAATAAAAATTGGGTGCCTGTGTGCGACGCTGCTGAGCTGCAGCCTCTGCTGGGAGTGCGGGCGCTGCTCGAGAATGAGCAAGTGGCTATTTTCCGCGTGCAAGATCAACTGTATGCGCTAAATGCCATCGATCCGTTCAGCAATGCGGCCGTATTGTCCCGCGGGATTGTGGGGTCGCTGAAAGATCAGATAGTGGTGGCGTCACCGCTTTATAAACAACACTTTAATCTTGCTACCGGCGTGTGCTTAGAAGACGACACTGTGTCAGTTAAAACTTACGCAGTGAGAGAAGAGGGTGGCAAGATTCAGTTAGCGACAAATTAA
- a CDS encoding globin yields MNTVALFNDSFEKCLHGRYSTFFERFYRNFEQRQPEVRRMFQGTDVQRRYDMFEESILILVDYSANGTASENLERLAALHTRKGATPEMFDEWMDALIQTLREVDPQFDDNAEFAWRDILSTGLEYLKNSARVAIQKRG; encoded by the coding sequence ATGAACACGGTAGCTTTATTCAACGACTCGTTCGAAAAATGCCTGCACGGTCGCTATAGCACGTTTTTTGAGCGTTTTTATCGCAATTTCGAGCAGCGGCAGCCCGAAGTGCGCCGTATGTTCCAAGGTACAGATGTTCAGCGCCGCTACGATATGTTCGAAGAGTCCATTTTAATTCTGGTGGATTACTCGGCCAACGGCACCGCCAGCGAAAATCTCGAGCGGCTTGCAGCCCTTCATACTCGCAAGGGGGCTACGCCAGAAATGTTCGATGAGTGGATGGATGCGCTGATCCAGACTCTGCGCGAAGTGGACCCCCAATTTGACGATAACGCGGAATTTGCTTGGCGCGATATCTTGTCTACCGGCTTGGAGTACCTTAAAAACTCGGCCCGGGTCGCCATTCAAAAGAGAGGCTGA
- a CDS encoding conjugal transfer protein TraF, translated as MQKSAILLLSSFIAVPALAGNGGSFLGSNATTGNVANNHSIFVGATNPAHIGLAIREQENVRFNFLPALSVYTEVGAVDNFVDDLDELIDILDDPSTTDDSVDEVLDRFNGLLVTMGEEGYLTTKVGLSAPLFPFYFRSRPLDMVFSAELSFNGSVGMRVLDDTLRFDDQNNKFSTNTSAYVKSGLETKLAFGGSRAFYNLLDGMDVYAGAKLNIIQMELSKQVIALQQMNGESIEDVVEDAYDENLKSSTNMSLDLGVSLVAESFRLGATLSDINEPSFDYGAVGVNCSDYEESSISRSNCDTATYFVQEVGEIVSQETYTRHALLTLDGMYRLGNSLFLSGELETATYDDVIGRENQWYSVALAYESGRYLVPSVRVGYRENLAGSKLSLANLGFTFAGVLTLDLNYGLESTDVDGDSVPRAAGISLSVQEKF; from the coding sequence GTGCAAAAATCGGCCATTCTTCTTCTTTCTTCATTCATTGCCGTTCCAGCCCTTGCCGGCAACGGTGGATCTTTTCTCGGTTCCAACGCCACCACCGGTAATGTTGCCAACAACCATTCCATTTTTGTGGGAGCGACAAATCCGGCTCATATAGGGCTTGCAATTCGCGAGCAGGAAAATGTGCGTTTTAATTTTCTGCCTGCGCTGTCGGTGTATACCGAGGTGGGGGCGGTGGATAACTTTGTCGATGACCTTGATGAGCTGATCGATATTTTAGATGACCCTTCCACGACAGACGATTCTGTCGATGAGGTACTCGACCGGTTCAACGGGTTGCTGGTTACCATGGGTGAGGAGGGGTATCTCACCACGAAAGTGGGCCTTTCGGCGCCTTTATTTCCGTTTTATTTTCGCTCGCGACCACTCGACATGGTGTTCTCCGCTGAACTGAGTTTCAACGGTTCTGTCGGTATGCGCGTGCTGGACGATACTCTGCGATTTGATGATCAAAATAACAAGTTTTCTACCAATACCTCTGCCTATGTAAAAAGCGGTCTCGAAACAAAGCTCGCATTCGGCGGTAGTCGAGCCTTTTATAACCTGCTGGACGGTATGGATGTTTATGCTGGCGCTAAGCTGAATATTATCCAGATGGAGTTGAGCAAACAGGTGATTGCGCTTCAGCAAATGAATGGCGAGAGCATCGAGGATGTGGTTGAGGATGCATACGATGAAAATCTGAAATCCTCCACCAATATGAGCCTTGATCTCGGTGTGAGCCTGGTCGCGGAAAGCTTTCGGCTGGGAGCAACCCTTTCGGATATTAACGAGCCATCGTTCGATTATGGTGCCGTAGGTGTCAACTGCAGCGATTACGAAGAATCGTCCATTTCGCGCAGTAACTGCGACACCGCGACCTATTTCGTGCAGGAAGTGGGCGAGATCGTCAGCCAGGAAACCTACACTCGCCACGCATTGCTTACGCTCGACGGGATGTATCGTCTGGGCAATAGCCTGTTCCTGAGTGGTGAGCTGGAAACAGCAACCTACGACGATGTCATTGGGCGTGAAAATCAGTGGTACTCGGTGGCATTGGCTTACGAAAGCGGCCGTTATCTTGTGCCTTCTGTTCGCGTGGGTTACCGCGAAAATCTCGCGGGCTCGAAGCTCTCTCTAGCTAACCTGGGCTTTACGTTTGCCGGCGTTTTGACGCTGGATCTTAACTACGGTTTAGAGTCGACTGATGTCGATGGAGACTCAGTGCCCCGTGCAGCAGGTATTTCGCTGTCCGTCCAGGAAAAATTTTAA
- the cobA gene encoding uroporphyrinogen-III C-methyltransferase, giving the protein MHVNDNNKTKLHPGKVWLVGAGPGDPDLLTVKALRVLQQADLILFDNLVSDAIRALFPKSVPAFYVGKVKDNHSIAQQDLNALLVKKARQGLNIVRIKGGDPFVFGRGGEELLTLVQAGIDAEVVPGVTSASGCTTAAGIPLTHRGLSQGCTFVTAHGETELTLNWASLAGLQHTLVFYMGVSRCGMIAEKLLSHGLPPETPVALIENGCRPEQRDIIGSLHELPTLVQTYRVQSPALIVVGDVVQLAGQLRSGVELDLLNQSCA; this is encoded by the coding sequence ATGCACGTGAACGACAACAACAAAACAAAATTACATCCCGGCAAAGTTTGGTTGGTGGGCGCTGGCCCTGGTGACCCTGATCTGCTGACAGTGAAGGCGTTGCGCGTGTTGCAGCAGGCCGACCTTATTCTGTTTGACAACCTGGTCAGTGACGCCATCAGGGCGCTGTTCCCTAAATCGGTTCCTGCGTTCTATGTCGGAAAAGTCAAAGACAATCACAGTATCGCCCAGCAAGACCTGAATGCGCTGCTGGTTAAAAAGGCGCGTCAGGGCCTGAATATCGTACGCATAAAGGGAGGTGACCCTTTTGTGTTTGGCCGTGGCGGAGAAGAATTACTGACGCTGGTGCAGGCGGGCATTGATGCTGAAGTGGTTCCAGGCGTGACGTCAGCATCAGGTTGTACAACCGCGGCAGGCATTCCTTTGACCCATCGCGGGCTGTCGCAAGGCTGTACCTTTGTGACTGCTCACGGGGAAACAGAGCTTACGCTCAACTGGGCGTCGCTGGCAGGTTTGCAGCACACGCTGGTGTTTTACATGGGTGTGAGTCGGTGCGGCATGATCGCAGAAAAGCTACTGAGCCATGGCTTGCCCCCCGAGACCCCTGTTGCTCTCATCGAAAACGGCTGTCGGCCAGAGCAGCGCGACATTATCGGTTCGCTGCACGAGCTGCCGACGTTGGTTCAGACCTACCGGGTCCAGTCGCCGGCCCTGATCGTGGTGGGTGATGTGGTGCAGTTGGCGGGTCAGTTGCGTTCAGGGGTAGAGCTGGATCTGCTGAATCAGAGTTGCGCCTAG
- a CDS encoding DUF1244 domain-containing protein — translation METTKTEIEAAVFRKLLAHLDERKDAQNIDLMNLAGFCRNCLAKWYSAEARERGHEVDYENAREIVYGMPYSEWKARYQTPATPEQLAAFEKK, via the coding sequence ATGGAAACGACCAAAACAGAAATAGAAGCCGCAGTATTCCGTAAGCTGCTTGCCCACCTGGACGAGAGAAAAGATGCCCAAAATATTGACTTAATGAACCTGGCGGGTTTTTGTCGCAATTGCCTGGCTAAGTGGTATTCGGCAGAAGCCCGGGAGCGCGGGCACGAGGTCGACTACGAAAATGCCCGTGAAATCGTGTACGGCATGCCATACAGCGAATGGAAGGCGCGCTACCAAACCCCGGCCACGCCAGAACAATTGGCTGCATTCGAGAAAAAGTAG
- the nirB gene encoding nitrite reductase large subunit NirB, with translation MSKQKVVVVGNGMVGHKFIDNLINHDQADQYEVITFSEEPRLAYDRVQLSAYFSGSTADDLMLTSGQYYEENGVKYVLNEKVVGIDKAENKVITASGREEAYDKLVLATGSFPFVPPIPGKDQPHCLVYRTIEDLEAITASASESKVGVVVGGGLLGLEAANALKNLGLEVHVVEFAPRLMAVQLDEGGGQLLRQKIESLGVHVQTEKNTKEIVAGEALRYSMNFADGTHLETDMILFSAGIRPQDELARQFDLDIGERGGITVNNFCQTSTNNIYAIGECALWNNRIYGLVAPGYTMAKVAVSHITGGDESFTGADMSTKLKLLGVDVASVGDAQGRTPGCLSYVYQDGVAQVYKRIVVSEDKTRLLGAVLVGDVDAYGTLQQMCVNGMDLPENPEALILPALDGAASAGMGVDALPEAAVICSCNDVSKGQICCAVQEGATTIGAIKSATKAGTSCGGCVALATQVMNSELEKLGVEVNTDLCEHFAFTRQELYHLVRVERIQSFDELLAKHGKGLGCDICKPTAASILASCWNDYVLKDEHAPLQDTNDYFMANMQKNGTYSIVPRVAGGEITPDKLIAIGQVAKTYNLYTKITGGQRIDLFGAQQHELPLIWKELIDAGFETGHAYGKSVRTVKSCVGSTWCRYGMLDSVGMAIRIEDRYKGLRAPHKLKFAVSGCTRECAEAQSKDIGVIATENGWSLYVCGNGGMKPRHADLFATGLNDEMLIKYIDRLLMFYVRTADRLQRTSVWMDNLEGGLDYLKSVVIDDKLHIAEELEQEMQHVVGTYQCEWKTTIEDPEKLKRFRTFINSDEKDTTIKFVEERAQIRPATDEDMVKFVDATEPAIA, from the coding sequence ATGAGCAAGCAAAAAGTTGTTGTAGTCGGCAATGGCATGGTCGGCCACAAATTTATCGATAACCTGATCAACCACGACCAGGCTGATCAATACGAGGTTATTACCTTTTCCGAGGAACCCCGCCTGGCATATGATCGGGTGCAGCTCAGCGCTTATTTTTCAGGTTCTACCGCCGACGATCTGATGCTGACCTCCGGCCAGTACTACGAAGAAAACGGCGTGAAGTACGTTTTAAACGAAAAAGTTGTTGGTATTGATAAGGCAGAAAATAAAGTAATCACGGCCAGCGGCCGTGAGGAAGCGTACGACAAGCTGGTGCTGGCGACAGGCTCGTTTCCGTTCGTACCACCAATTCCCGGTAAAGACCAGCCGCACTGTCTGGTTTACCGAACCATCGAAGACCTGGAAGCCATTACTGCGTCGGCGAGCGAAAGTAAAGTGGGCGTTGTTGTGGGTGGCGGTCTGCTGGGTCTGGAAGCGGCAAATGCACTCAAAAACCTTGGCCTGGAAGTGCACGTGGTTGAATTTGCCCCGCGCTTGATGGCCGTTCAGTTAGATGAGGGCGGCGGTCAGTTGTTGCGTCAGAAAATTGAAAGCCTTGGCGTACACGTACAAACAGAAAAAAACACAAAAGAAATTGTTGCTGGTGAAGCGTTGCGTTACAGCATGAACTTTGCCGACGGTACGCATTTAGAAACCGATATGATTTTGTTCTCCGCGGGTATCCGCCCTCAGGATGAACTGGCCCGACAGTTTGATCTCGATATTGGCGAGCGCGGCGGTATTACCGTTAACAATTTCTGCCAGACTTCCACCAATAATATTTATGCAATCGGTGAATGCGCGTTGTGGAACAATCGAATTTACGGTTTGGTTGCGCCTGGCTACACCATGGCCAAAGTCGCGGTGTCGCATATCACTGGCGGTGACGAGTCGTTTACCGGTGCGGATATGAGCACCAAGCTGAAACTGCTCGGGGTGGATGTGGCCAGCGTTGGAGACGCGCAAGGGCGTACGCCGGGTTGCCTCAGTTACGTTTATCAGGATGGCGTAGCCCAGGTCTACAAGCGCATCGTCGTCTCCGAAGACAAAACTCGCCTGTTAGGCGCGGTGCTGGTGGGTGATGTAGATGCCTACGGCACGTTGCAGCAAATGTGTGTAAATGGCATGGATTTGCCGGAAAACCCGGAGGCGTTAATTCTGCCCGCATTGGATGGCGCCGCTTCCGCTGGCATGGGTGTGGATGCACTGCCCGAAGCTGCTGTGATCTGCTCCTGTAACGATGTGAGCAAAGGCCAGATTTGTTGCGCAGTGCAGGAAGGCGCGACCACCATTGGTGCGATTAAATCGGCGACCAAGGCCGGAACCAGCTGTGGCGGCTGTGTTGCTCTGGCCACCCAGGTGATGAATAGTGAACTGGAAAAGCTGGGAGTTGAGGTCAATACCGACCTTTGCGAGCACTTTGCCTTTACCCGCCAGGAACTCTACCACCTGGTACGCGTGGAGCGAATTCAATCGTTTGACGAATTGCTCGCCAAGCACGGGAAAGGCTTGGGTTGTGATATTTGCAAGCCAACGGCTGCGTCGATTCTGGCGAGCTGCTGGAACGACTATGTACTGAAAGACGAACACGCGCCGCTGCAGGACACCAACGATTACTTCATGGCCAACATGCAGAAGAACGGTACTTACTCGATTGTGCCGCGCGTGGCTGGTGGTGAGATTACCCCGGATAAATTGATTGCCATCGGGCAGGTAGCGAAAACTTACAACCTTTATACAAAAATTACCGGCGGTCAGCGCATCGACCTGTTCGGCGCGCAGCAACACGAGTTGCCGTTGATCTGGAAGGAGTTAATTGACGCGGGTTTTGAAACCGGCCACGCCTACGGTAAATCGGTGCGTACGGTTAAATCCTGTGTCGGCAGTACTTGGTGTCGTTACGGCATGCTCGACAGCGTGGGCATGGCCATTCGCATCGAGGATCGCTACAAAGGATTGCGTGCACCGCACAAATTAAAATTTGCTGTTTCCGGGTGTACCCGCGAATGTGCCGAAGCGCAGAGTAAAGATATTGGCGTAATTGCGACCGAGAATGGCTGGAGTCTATATGTGTGCGGGAATGGCGGTATGAAGCCACGCCATGCGGATTTATTCGCTACCGGTCTGAACGACGAAATGCTTATTAAGTATATTGATCGGTTGTTGATGTTCTACGTGCGCACTGCCGACCGCTTACAGCGTACTTCGGTATGGATGGATAACCTGGAAGGCGGGCTCGATTACCTTAAGTCAGTAGTCATCGACGACAAGCTACACATTGCCGAAGAGCTGGAGCAGGAGATGCAACACGTGGTTGGCACTTACCAGTGTGAGTGGAAAACCACCATCGAAGATCCGGAAAAACTGAAGCGCTTCCGTACCTTCATTAACAGCGACGAGAAGGACACGACCATAAAATTTGTTGAAGAGCGTGCGCAGATTCGACCCGCGACTGACGAAGATATGGTGAAGTTTGTCGACGCTACTGAACCGGCTATAGCCTAA